DNA sequence from the Gordonia polyisoprenivorans genome:
CGTCGGACCAGCGGAGTTGCTGCTGGGCTACTACGACGCCAGCCATGACGCCACGCTCGAGTACCTCGCCCGCGTCGGCGATGGAGACCTCGATCGGGTCATCGACGACAACTGGGATCCGCCGGTGACCCTGGGGGTGCGGCTGGTGAGCATCCTCGACGACGACGCCCAACACGTCGGGCAAGCCTCCTATCTCCGCGGCCTGAACGTCGACCTGGGCTGACCTTCTGCCCTCTCAACGCCGACAGCGCCCGCCAGTCCGCCTCAGATCCAGCCGCGTTCGCGGGCGACGCGGGCGGCCTCGGCGCGGGTGGCGGTGCCGGTCTTGCCGATCGCCGACGACAGATGGTTGCGCACGGTGCCGGCCGACAGATGGACCTGCGTGGCGATGGTCGCCACCGTCGCCCCCGACAACGCTGCGCGCAGCACCTCGGATTCGCGTTGGGTCAGCGGATTGTCGCCGCTGGTGAGGCTCTCGGTGGCCAACGTGGGATCGATGACGCGTAGACCCGCGTGCACTCGACGCACCGCGTCGGCCAGTTCGCTTGCCGGAGTGTCCTTCACGACGAAGCCGGACGCGCCGGCGTCGATGGCGCGTCGTAGGTACCCCGGGCGGCCGAAGGTGGTGACGATCAGCGAACGCACCCCCGGCAGGTGCCGTCGCAGGGCGGCCGCGGCCTCGATGCCGTCGGTGCCGGGCATCTCGATGTCGAGCAGGCACACGTCGGCGGCGTGTTCGCGCGCGGCGTCGACGACCTCGTCGCCACGGCCGACCTGGGCGACCACCTCGAGGTCGGTCTCGAGGTCGAGTAGGGCGGCCAGCGCGCCACGTACCAGGGCCTGATCGTCGGCGAGTAGTAGGCGGATCGGTTCACTCATCGTCGACCACCGCCGTCAACGTCGTTCCGTCGGTGTCCGATTCGATTGTCAGGGTGCCGCCTGCGGACTCCACCCGTTCGATCAGTCCGCGTAATCCGTTGCCGGGAACGGCTGCACCGAGTCCGCACCCGTTGTCGTGGACCGTTAGTGTGGCGTCGTCGATCCGGACCTCGCACTGCGTGGCGTGGCTGTGCCGGACCACATTGGTGACGGCCTCCCGCAGTACCCACGCGAACAGTTCCCCGTGTGGGGTGTCCGGCCGTGGATCGGGAAGTGTCGCAGTGATATCCGCGGCACGGAAGGCGCTTTGTGCGGACGCGATCACGCTCGGCAGGTCCGGGGTGCGCAGGGCTCCGACGGTTGCCCGGACCTCGGCGAGTGCGGAGCGGGCCAGCGCATTGACCTCGGCCATCTCCTCTTTCGCGCGTTGCGGATCCAGATCGACGAGGCGACCGGCCAATTCGGTTTTGATGGTGATCACGGTCAGTGAGTGTCCGAGGATGTCGTGGACGTCGCGGGCCACCCGCTCCCGTTCGGCGACCACCGCCAACTCGGAATTGAGCTCACGCTGGCGCTCCTCGGCGCGTTCGCGCTCGCCCTCACGCACGGCGATCGTGCGAAAACCGAGCATCGTGAACCCGACCGCGACCAGGACGATGACGACGCTGACGTCGATCTCCCACCCGGCGATCGTCGGCACCGCCACCGACGCGACGATCACCGCTGCCACGGTGATTGCCGCCCACAGGGTGGGGAAGCTGAAGGCGGCGACGACCATCAGGAAAGGCCCTGAGCCGAAGGTGTTCTCGCCGATGATGGGCAGTAGCCCGGCGGCCAGGACAAGCAAAACCACGAAGACCCACACACCACGCGGTTCGACCTCGGAGCGACCGGTGAGCAGGTACACCGAGGCCAGGAGGTAGATCACGGCGAAGAGCCCGAGGAGAACGAAGCCCACGGTCTTGGTGGTGTGGCTGTGATCGGAGGTGGCGACCGCCCCGATCGGGTACGCCAGGAACAGCATCCAGATAGCAGTGAACACCCAGCGCAGGTTGCGCCAGGGTGCCCACCGGTCGGTCGTGCGGTTGCTCATCATCTCCGGATTCTGCTGGTCGGCGGTCCGATCACTGCCGTGTCGTACTGCGACTGTAGAAGAGGGAGGCGGTCGAGGCGAAGATCACCGCCCAGATGATGACGTTGGCGACGGTCACCCAGAGCGAGATGTGGGTGCCGTACACGGTGACACCGTGATCGAGCGGATAACGAGCGAGCGTGACGACTCCGAACATCGGGGTGAACTGGGCGATGGTGAGCATGACACCCTTGAGGGGGACGAACACGTTGCCGGCGAAGGCCAACAGCGCCAACACGCCGCCCATCACCTGCATTGCCCCGTCGGATTTCATGATGCTGCCCACGGCCAGACCGAAGGCGGCGAACACCGAAGCGCCGATCCATCCGAGCAGCAGGCAGGCGATCCACACCCCGACCGGGGCGTGGGCGCCGGTGGCGATCCCGGCGACGGTGAGCACCAGGATCGGCAGCGCCCCCATCGCCAACGCGACGCACACCTTGGTGGCCACGTATCCGGTGGGTTGGAGCGGCGTCATCATCAGGGTGCGCGTCCAACCGGCCTGCTGTTCGAGTGCCACCGACGCAGCATTAGAGGCGGCCGCGAGGACAGCGCCGTAGACGGCCATGCCGATCAGGACGTAGAACGCGACATTGCCTGAACCGACTGTGTCAGAGGTCTTCTGGGTGGCACCGAATACGAGATACAGCAGACCTGGCATGGCGACGGTGAAGATCAGGGCACGCCGATTGCGCAGGACGCGGCGGATGTCGGTGCGCATGTACAGGGGAGCGGGAAGGAATCCGCGGAGCGCGGTGTCGTGTGACGCCGATCGAGGGGCGGCGGCTGAGGCCGAGGCGGTGGTCATGGCGCGAGCTTTCTGTCGAAGGGTGGTGGAGTCAGGCAGCGGAGGTGAGTGCGAGGAAGGCGTCTTCGAGGTTGTGCGTGGCGATTTCGACCTCGCGGGCGTTCGTGCCCGTCAGCAGGGCACGGGCAAGTGCATCGGAATCCTTGGCGGACAGGTAGATCCGCCCACCGCGGCGTTCGACGACCTCGAGGTCGGGGATGGCGCGGGCAACGGCGGCGAGTTCGGATTCGTCCACGATCGCCGAGACGACACGCCGGCTGGCCATCGCGCGGATCTCCGAGGTGGAGCCGTCGGCGACGATCCGACCGTGCGCGATCATGATGATGCGGTCGGCGAAGTCGTCGGCCTCGTCGAGGTAGTGGGTGGCGAACACGACGGTGCGTCCGTGTCGGGCATCGGATCGCATGGCGGACCAGAAGTTTCGGCGCGATTCCACATCCATGCCCGCGGTCGGTTCGTCGAGGACGATGAGGTCGGGGTCGGGCAGGGTCGCCAGCGCGAACTTGAGTCGTTGCTGTTCACCGCCGGAACAGCGGGACACCTTGCGTCCGGCCAGATGCGCGATGTCGGCACGGGCCATCGCCGACTCGGCGTCGGCGCTACGGCCGTGCAACGAGGCGATGATGCGGACGGTCTCTTCGACGGTGAAATCGGGCAGCAGACCACCGTTCTGGAGTACCGCGGCGATACGTCCGCCGCGAGCCGCAGACCGCGCGCCCTGCCCGTACACCTCGACCGAGCCCGAATCCGGTTGGGTCAGACCGAGGATCATGTCGATCGTCGTGGTCTTACCCGCGCCGTTGGGGCCGAGGAAGGCGACGACCTCTCCGGGTGCAACGGTCAGACCGAGGCCGTCGACGGCGGTGACCCGACCGCCGTCCCCGCCCCGGAACGTCTTGCGAAGATCTCTCGTGCGGATTGCTGGTGTGTTCATGCATCTCACGATGCCGTCGATGCGCCGCCCGTCCCCAGAGCAGATGTCATCGATCGTCCATGACGTTTGTCATGTGTCGTGTCGCCGCACCCCTTCGACATCCGCTTCGTTGTCGTCGGTTGTTGCTACGTGGGGGATTCGTTGCGTCGTTGCCTTGCGGCGTCTCCAGGCTCCTCGCCTGGCGGCTCGTCGTACCTCGACGATCGGGTGAAGCGCCTCGTTTGTCGGGAATCGTCCCCCGTCCGATGGTCGAGGACGGTGGTCGTGGTCGTGGTCGTGGTCGTGGTCGCCGCCCCTATCCGATGGTCGAGGAGCGCCGAGTGAGCGCAGCGAGCACGTCGCGTCTCGAGACCAACTGTGCGGCAAGGCTGGTATGCGCCGGTTACGAATATGGTTTCCACCGGAGCGGGTGGGCGACCCGGAAATTCGGGCTTTTTGGGCCGTTTTTGTGGAAGTTGTATTCGTAGTCGGCGGTTGTCGCCAGACCGGCCGGTTAGGTACGGCGTTGTCTCGCCGCGTCTCGGGGCTCCTCGCCTGGCGGCTCGTCGTACCTCGACGATCGGGTGAAGCGCCTCGTTTGTCGGGGATCGCCCCCCATCCGATGGTGGGCAGACTAATCCGACTAACGCCAGCAACCCTGCAGTGTCTGGAAGTCGCCGGCGAAGGCCATTCCCGTTCCGGTGCAGGTGGGTCCGTGCACACCATCGACGGTCACCGATGCGCCGGGTCCGGCGATGCCGATCGCCAGTCCGGGTCGTACGCCGGTCATGGTGACGGAGGCGTTGGGGCCGATGGCGATCGCCGCGGGCCCGGCGTAGTTGGTGGCGGTAGAACTGGCGTGGCCGCCGTCGGCGGTGATCGCCAGGCTCAGACCGGTGTTCGACGCACTGGCCGAACAGCTCTCGCTGGAGGCGGTCTGGCCCGGCAGGGCCGGACAGACCCTCGGCGCGGCTGCGGCGTGCGGTGCGGCGGTGAAGGCAATCGCGCCGGCTCCCGCGGTGGCGATGGCGAATCCGAGTGCGAGGCGGGCTGGTGAACGCATGGTGTTGCTCCTCGATGTCAGTGATGGGCGGACATCAGGGGTTCGGTGTGCTGCGCGTCACGGATTGCCCGCGATATCCACGCGATGGTGTGGTGCGTCAGCCGACGTGAATCACGGGCCTGCGTGCGACATCGGGCTCGGCCCGGCGCACCACCTCGCGGGTCACCGCCGCCACCTCACCCTGCCCGATGAACAAGAAGCGCAGGATGTTGACGATCGGATTGTCCTCGCTCCATTCGAAATAGACGTTGGGTACGAGGTCGGTCCAGTCGCGGATGGCAAACAGGGTGGACGCGATCGTGTTCGGTACCGCCGCCGAGCTCACCCACAGGATGCGGAATCCGCCCTCGTGATAGCGCCCGTGGATTTCCAGGTCGGTGACGAAGTCCGACGAATCGGTGACATTGACTTCCAGGAACACGATCTGATCGGCGTCGGGAATGTGGCTCTCGGCGCGTTGCTGCAGTTCCTTCTCGCGATATTCGACCAGGGAGCGATCGTCGGGGTCGTGGGTGACGATGTGGATCTCGCCGGCCAGTGCGGCACCGTCGATGATCTGCTGAGCAGTCTCGTCGAACGTGATCTCCCCGCTGCGCAGCTCGAACGAGCGACTGACCCGGGATGCGAACGACAGGATGAGGATCGCGGCGATGAAGAACGCGGCGACCTGCACACCCTCGGGGCGTTCGATGATGTTGGTGACGGTGGTGTAGCAGAACACCAGGGCGATACCGCCGAAACAGATGGTGGCCACGCGTCGGCGATGTTTGCGTACCGAGAGCATCACCGCGATGGCGGCCGAGGTCATCAACACCAGCACACCGGTTGCGTACGCCGAACCCTGTTTGTCGACCGAGGCGTCGAAGTAGATCGTGACACCGGCGGCGATCAGGATGAACACGACCACCAGCGGGCGGTTGGCGCGCGCCCAGTCCGGTGCCATGCCGTACCGCGGGAGGTAGCGCGGAACGAGGTTGAGCAGTCCTGCCATCGCCGACGCCCCGGCGAACCACAGGATGAGAATCGTACTGATGTCGTAGACCGTGCCGAAGGCGTTGCCGAGGTCGGCGTGGGCGAGGAAGGCCAGGGCACGTCCGTTCGCCTGGCCGCCGACGTCGAACGCCTTCTCCGGGATAAGGATCGTGCACACCAGGCTGCTGGTGATCAGCAGGATGCTCATGGTGACCGCGGCGGTGGTCAGCAGTCGGCGGGTACCGGCGATACGAACGGTCGGGCGATTCGGTGGATCATCCGGCGAGCCGTCGATCTGGGGCATCACCGCCACACCGGTCTCGAATCCGGACAAACCGAGTGCGAGTTTCGGGAACACCAGGAGCGCAATCGCGATCATCATCCATGGACTGCCGTGTTCGGCGGTCATGGCGTGGCTCCAGTCGACAACGACGTGGGGCGAGGTCGCGATGCGCCACAAACCGTCGGCGATGACCACGACGTTGAGTGCGAGATAGATTGCGACGAGCCCGACGGCGACCGCGATGGCCTCGGTGAAGCCGCGCAAGAAGATCGCGGCGAGGAAGGCGAGGAACACCAGGGTGATGGCGACGTTGTGCCCGGTGAAAATGTCCGGGACGAACGGATTCTCGATGAAGTGCGCGGTGGCGTCGGCCGCCGAGAGTGTCATGGTGATCAAGAAGTCGGTGGCCGCGAATCCGAGCAGTACGAGGACGAATACCTTTCCGCCCCACCACGGTAGGAGTCGCTCGAGCATCGCGATCGACCCGGAGCCGTGCGGTGAACGTGCGGCGATGTATCGATACACCGGCAGCGCGCCGAACAGCGTCAGGGCCACCAGCACGATCGTGGCCAATGGTGCGATGGTGCCGGCGGCCAGTGCTGCGATGCCTGGTTGGTACCCCAGCGACGAGAAGTAGTCGACGCCCGTGAGGCACATCACCTTCCACCACGAGTGGGTTTTTGTCTCGGTGTTCGTGCGCCGGTACGGCCCCATCAAGCCCGCGGGTTCGGGAGAGATGTCGGACAGGAACCACCGTCTCAGCGTTCCGTGCGGCATCGTCGTCTTCGGCATCGGATCAGCGTAGTACCGACGGCCGTCGGAGTTGTTGTCAATGTGGGTGTTCACTCCGACAGGCCGCTTGGCGGAGATTGTCCAAATTGTCAGAATTCGTTGCGACGCAACGAATTCAAGCATTCTGGCGCTTTGCCTGAGTGGGGTCAGATCGACGTCCCGGAGGCTTGCTGCGTTCACCTTTTGTTCGCCGAGATATCAGTACGCTTCGCCCGACGTTGCCGAAGGCGGCGACCGAAGGACACTCCGAGAGGAATTCATGAGCACGATCGAGTCACCGGTGCGCGCACGCCGGGGGGCCTTGACGGCGATCGCCGCGGGCGCCATCGCGGCCGGTATCACCGCGGGCGCGGCGGCACCCGCCCACGCCGACACCTTCGTTCCGCTGCCGAACGGCAGCGTGTCGGCGCACGACCTCACGCTGACGCGCACCAACGAGTCGGCACAGGTGTCACCGTCGATGGCCGCCAACGGTGCCGGACGCAACGTGTGGGTCAGCGCCAACATCACGTTGAAGGCCCCCAAGCTGCAGCCCACCGGATCGTTCCCGGCCAACGGTCCCGCGGGTGAGGCGACGATGCCGGGCACCAACGGCACCTCCAACGACGGCTCGGCCGCGACCCTGTCGGCCGGGTATATCGTCGGCTGCCAGGTCAACATCGGCAGCCTGACCGCCGGTATCACCGGCAGCATCACCTCGGCCGGCGTGCCCGGTGCGTCGGGGTCGCTGAGCGTTCCGCTGACCCCTGGTCAGGTGACCTTCGTGCAGATCGACAGCTACGACATCGCCAAGGCCGGCACCTACTACTTCAACTACCAGCGGTTCGCCATGCAGATCCAGAACTGCGCGGGCTATGCGCAGGCGCGGTCGTTCGTCACCGTCGAGACCGGCGGAAACGACCACAACAAGATCAACCTCTATGGCAAGCCGTTCTCGATCGGCTGACCGGCCCCACTCGACACCGACGAACTACACAAGGAACACAATGACAATCCGTTTCACGCGTCTCTCGGTTCTTGCCGGTGTGCCCGCCGCCGCGGCGATCGCCGTCCTGGCCACCGCGGGTGCCGCGGCCGCCGATGTCCACGTCTCCCTCCCGTCTCAGACCCAGACGCTGACCACCGGTGACGGCGTCGGGGTCACCCTGACTCGATCGGGCGAGACCGCCACCATCAGCCCGTCGCTGGGCAGCACCCCGCTGCACCGCAACGCCTGGGTGTCGGCGACCTACAACGTCACCACCAGCAAGCCGGTCAGCAAGATCAAGTTCCAGGCCGGTTACACCGTCGGCTGCCAGGTGAACCTCAACGGCTTCACCAACTCGAACACCCCGTCGGGGTCGGTGTCTACCGCGGGCGTTGCCTCGGGAACAGTCAACGAGGGTGGCTCGATCTCGATCGGCCCCGGCCAGGCTGTCAACTACTACGTCTACGACTACGAGCGCGCCGATCCGTTCGGCAACGACCAGCACAAGTCGTGGGTGCCGATCGTCAAGACCACCCATGGCGAGGTCAGCTACACCAACGAGACCATGCAGGTCAACGGGTGTGCCGGCTATGCGCAGGCGCGGTCGTTCGCCAATGTGTACATCATGGGCGACCACGGGGAGCAGATCGTCAGCTTCTACGGACAGCCGTTCAGTCTCGGGTAACCCTCTCACAGCCGGGACTGGCTGAGGTGACGACGTGCGACGCATCCCTGCAGGGGTCGCGTCGCACGTCCATCTGTGCGCCCACGAGCGTGTGGTGGGCGCAGTGGCGGGCTCGCCGCGTGAGACGATCGAGCAATGACTTCCGAGCCGACGACGCACGAGCCGACGGTGAACGAGCCGACGGGGCCGGCCAATGAGTCGATGGTCACCGTGATCATCGCCTTCGCCATGAACATCCTTGTGGCCGTGGCGAAGACCGTTGCAGCGGTGATCACCGGGTCGGCGTCGATGGTCGCCGAGTCGGCGCACTCGTGGGCCGATGCGGGCAACGAGGTGTTCTTGCTGATCGCCGAACGGCGTGGTGGCCTGGGGCGTGATCGGGCACATCCGTTCGGCCATGGCCGGGAAACCTACATCTGGTCGATGTTCGCCGCCTTCGGCTTGTTCGCCGTCGGCGCTGCGGTGTCGGTGATGCATGGCATCACCTCGCTCTCGCATCCCGAGCCCGACGCCGACTACGTCGTCGGCTACCTCGTGTTGGCGATCTCGGCGGTTCTGGAGGCGACGTCGTTCATCCAATCGATCCGGCAGGCCCGTGCGGGCGGGCGACGAATCTCGATGCACCCGTTACGTTTTGTCAGTCGTACCTCCAACACCACGCTCCGCGCGGTGTTCGCCGAGGATGCCGCGGCTTTGGTGGGCCTGGCGATCGCGGCCACCGGGATGGCGCTGCACGAGATCACCGGGTCGGCGGTGTACGACGCGGTCGGTTCAATCCTGGTGGGCCTGTTGCTGGGCGTCATCGCGATCTTCCTGATCAAACGTAACGGCGAATTCCTGTTGGGGCAGAGTGCCTTGCCCGCCACCCGGCAGGCGATGTTGCGTCGGCTCCTCGACCACCCGGACATCGACCGCGTCACCTATCTGCACATCGAATATGTTGGGCCGGTCCAGTATTACCTC
Encoded proteins:
- a CDS encoding ABC transporter ATP-binding protein → MNTPAIRTRDLRKTFRGGDGGRVTAVDGLGLTVAPGEVVAFLGPNGAGKTTTIDMILGLTQPDSGSVEVYGQGARSAARGGRIAAVLQNGGLLPDFTVEETVRIIASLHGRSADAESAMARADIAHLAGRKVSRCSGGEQQRLKFALATLPDPDLIVLDEPTAGMDVESRRNFWSAMRSDARHGRTVVFATHYLDEADDFADRIIMIAHGRIVADGSTSEIRAMASRRVVSAIVDESELAAVARAIPDLEVVERRGGRIYLSAKDSDALARALLTGTNAREVEIATHNLEDAFLALTSAA
- a CDS encoding amino acid transporter, giving the protein MGPYRRTNTETKTHSWWKVMCLTGVDYFSSLGYQPGIAALAAGTIAPLATIVLVALTLFGALPVYRYIAARSPHGSGSIAMLERLLPWWGGKVFVLVLLGFAATDFLITMTLSAADATAHFIENPFVPDIFTGHNVAITLVFLAFLAAIFLRGFTEAIAVAVGLVAIYLALNVVVIADGLWRIATSPHVVVDWSHAMTAEHGSPWMMIAIALLVFPKLALGLSGFETGVAVMPQIDGSPDDPPNRPTVRIAGTRRLLTTAAVTMSILLITSSLVCTILIPEKAFDVGGQANGRALAFLAHADLGNAFGTVYDISTILILWFAGASAMAGLLNLVPRYLPRYGMAPDWARANRPLVVVFILIAAGVTIYFDASVDKQGSAYATGVLVLMTSAAIAVMLSVRKHRRRVATICFGGIALVFCYTTVTNIIERPEGVQVAAFFIAAILILSFASRVSRSFELRSGEITFDETAQQIIDGAALAGEIHIVTHDPDDRSLVEYREKELQQRAESHIPDADQIVFLEVNVTDSSDFVTDLEIHGRYHEGGFRILWVSSAAVPNTIASTLFAIRDWTDLVPNVYFEWSEDNPIVNILRFLFIGQGEVAAVTREVVRRAEPDVARRPVIHVG
- a CDS encoding MspA family porin, with the protein product MSTIESPVRARRGALTAIAAGAIAAGITAGAAAPAHADTFVPLPNGSVSAHDLTLTRTNESAQVSPSMAANGAGRNVWVSANITLKAPKLQPTGSFPANGPAGEATMPGTNGTSNDGSAATLSAGYIVGCQVNIGSLTAGITGSITSAGVPGASGSLSVPLTPGQVTFVQIDSYDIAKAGTYYFNYQRFAMQIQNCAGYAQARSFVTVETGGNDHNKINLYGKPFSIG
- a CDS encoding response regulator transcription factor, which produces MSEPIRLLLADDQALVRGALAALLDLETDLEVVAQVGRGDEVVDAAREHAADVCLLDIEMPGTDGIEAAAALRRHLPGVRSLIVTTFGRPGYLRRAIDAGASGFVVKDTPASELADAVRRVHAGLRVIDPTLATESLTSGDNPLTQRESEVLRAALSGATVATIATQVHLSAGTVRNHLSSAIGKTGTATRAEAARVARERGWI
- a CDS encoding MspA family porin produces the protein MTIRFTRLSVLAGVPAAAAIAVLATAGAAAADVHVSLPSQTQTLTTGDGVGVTLTRSGETATISPSLGSTPLHRNAWVSATYNVTTSKPVSKIKFQAGYTVGCQVNLNGFTNSNTPSGSVSTAGVASGTVNEGGSISIGPGQAVNYYVYDYERADPFGNDQHKSWVPIVKTTHGEVSYTNETMQVNGCAGYAQARSFANVYIMGDHGEQIVSFYGQPFSLG
- a CDS encoding cation diffusion facilitator family transporter, with translation MTSEPTTHEPTVNEPTGPANESMVTVIIAFAMNILVAVAKTVAAVITGSASMVAESAHSWADAGNEVFLLIAERRGGLGRDRAHPFGHGRETYIWSMFAAFGLFAVGAAVSVMHGITSLSHPEPDADYVVGYLVLAISAVLEATSFIQSIRQARAGGRRISMHPLRFVSRTSNTTLRAVFAEDAAALVGLAIAATGMALHEITGSAVYDAVGSILVGLLLGVIAIFLIKRNGEFLLGQSALPATRQAMLRRLLDHPDIDRVTYLHIEYVGPVQYYLVAAIDIRGDLREHDVAVLLRRIEAEIEEQDAIVEAVLTLSTADEPSLLE
- a CDS encoding ABC transporter permease; the protein is MTTASASAAAPRSASHDTALRGFLPAPLYMRTDIRRVLRNRRALIFTVAMPGLLYLVFGATQKTSDTVGSGNVAFYVLIGMAVYGAVLAAASNAASVALEQQAGWTRTLMMTPLQPTGYVATKVCVALAMGALPILVLTVAGIATGAHAPVGVWIACLLLGWIGASVFAAFGLAVGSIMKSDGAMQVMGGVLALLAFAGNVFVPLKGVMLTIAQFTPMFGVVTLARYPLDHGVTVYGTHISLWVTVANVIIWAVIFASTASLFYSRSTTRQ
- a CDS encoding sensor histidine kinase is translated as MMSNRTTDRWAPWRNLRWVFTAIWMLFLAYPIGAVATSDHSHTTKTVGFVLLGLFAVIYLLASVYLLTGRSEVEPRGVWVFVVLLVLAAGLLPIIGENTFGSGPFLMVVAAFSFPTLWAAITVAAVIVASVAVPTIAGWEIDVSVVIVLVAVGFTMLGFRTIAVREGERERAEERQRELNSELAVVAERERVARDVHDILGHSLTVITIKTELAGRLVDLDPQRAKEEMAEVNALARSALAEVRATVGALRTPDLPSVIASAQSAFRAADITATLPDPRPDTPHGELFAWVLREAVTNVVRHSHATQCEVRIDDATLTVHDNGCGLGAAVPGNGLRGLIERVESAGGTLTIESDTDGTTLTAVVDDE